The proteins below come from a single Aegilops tauschii subsp. strangulata cultivar AL8/78 chromosome 6, Aet v6.0, whole genome shotgun sequence genomic window:
- the LOC109787371 gene encoding uncharacterized protein, protein MTSQQSPSPAEAKSPRPPAPTTVIALDDDLLREIFLRLHSLPTLVRAALSCRTFFHAVRSSPAFRRSFREARPPPLLGLFFDPDGPSIPAFAPLRRRSDPDLAAVVRGADFFLTHLPDDDDDAAALPEWVIYDCRDGYILLEHGSLEQYAVYNPLTRALDLIPQPPDEIFDDQNGDASCLGCYILSSQEGGEPLRLVYTCHVESRARAAVFSSESREWQILPWSEPVTPLPEDEHWLKVGSMVNELVYWIHKNQAYILVLNTVTLQFSQMDVPPNLVDQDLMFKVGETKDGRPCIVCPIDFELHAWVWRAGQDGIETWIFDKKFPLETIVEVTEGTFEEHCELKVLAIIGGFVYFCTMDMLRDAIYPCWFLSLCMETGELGTLFRRRFDGHAYPYIMAWPPSLIDNKVNPQLEGA, encoded by the coding sequence ATGACCTCGCAGCAGTCACCGTCGCCGGCGGAGGCGAAGTCACCGCGACCACCCGCACCCACCACCGTAATCGCCCTCGACGATGATCTCCTCCGCGAGATCTTCCTCCGCCTCCACTCCCTACCGACCCTTGTCCGTGCCGCCCTCAGCTGCCGCACCTTTTTCCACGCCGTCCGGTCGTCCCCCGCCTTCCGCCGCAGCTTCCGGGAGGCCCGCCCACCACCTCTCCTCGGCCTCTTCTTCGACCCCGACGGGCCCTCCATCCCCGCcttcgcacccctccgccgccgctCCGACCCTGACCTCGCCGCCGTCGTCCGCGGCGCCGATTTCTTCCTCACCCACCTccccgacgacgacgacgacgccgccGCCTTACCGGAGTGGGTCATATACGACTGCCGCGACGGCTACATCCTCCTCGAACACGGAAGCCTGGAGCAGTACGCCGTCTACAACCCCCTCACACGGGCCCTGGATCTCATCCCCCAGCCGCCCGACGAGATCTTCGACGACCAGAATGGCGACGCCTCCTGTCTTGGGTGCTACATACTCTCCTCCCAAGAGGGCGGCGAACCGCTGCGCCTGGTCTACACCTGTCACGTCGAGTCGCGGGCGCGTGCCGCGGTCTTCTCATCAGAAAGCAGGGAGTGGCAGATCCTCCCGTGGTCGGAGCCTGTGACGCCACTGCCTGAGGACGAACACTGGCTTAAGGTTGGCTCAATGGTGAATGAGCTCGTCTACTGGATACACAAAAATCAAGCCTACATCCTTGTGCTGAACACTGTGACACTGCAATTCTCCCAGATGGATGTGCCGCCAAATTTGGTGGATCAAGATTTAATGTTTAAGGTTGGTGAGACCAAGGATGGAAGGCCTTGCATTGTCTGCCCGATTGATTTTGAACTTCATGCTTGGGTCTGGCGAGCCGGTCAGGATGGAATTGAGACATGGATATTCGACAAGAAGTTTCCCTTGGAGACGATTGTCGAGGTCACTGAGGGCACATTTGAGGAACATTGTGAACTGAAGGTTTTGGCCATCATTGGTGGATTTGTGTACTTCTGTACCATGGATATGTTGCGTGATGCTATTTATCCTTGTTGGTTCCTGTCTCTATGCATGGAGACAGGGGAGCTGGGCACGCTCTTTCGGAGGAGATTTGACGGCCATGCCTACCCCTACATCATGGCATGGCCTCCTTCTTTGATAGACAACAAGGTGAACCCTCAACTCGAAGGTGCTTGA